A DNA window from Methylocystis heyeri contains the following coding sequences:
- the rpmB gene encoding 50S ribosomal protein L28 — MSRRCELTGKGVQTGNLVSHSNRKTRTRFLPNLVNVTLTSDILARAVRLRVSAAALRSVEHRGGLDAFLAKARDEELSQNARELKRDIAKKQAAAAQA, encoded by the coding sequence ATGTCCCGTCGTTGCGAATTGACCGGCAAGGGAGTCCAGACCGGCAATCTCGTCAGCCACTCCAACCGCAAGACCCGCACGCGGTTCCTGCCGAACCTCGTCAATGTCACGCTGACCTCCGACATTCTGGCCCGCGCCGTCCGCCTGCGCGTTTCGGCGGCCGCGCTTCGATCGGTCGAGCATCGCGGCGGCCTCGACGCTTTCCTGGCCAAGGCCCGCGACGAGGAGCTCTCGCAGAACGCGCGCGAGCTCAAGCGCGACATCGCCAAGAAGCAGGCGGCCGCAGCTCAAGCCTGA
- the fae gene encoding formaldehyde-activating enzyme — MAKINKMLVGESLVGEGNEVAHIDLIIGPRGSAAELAFANALVNNKDGFTTLLAVVAPNLLAKPNTILFNKVTIKGAKQAVQMFGPAQAGVAKAVADSVAEGVIPVEEADDLFISVGVFIHWDANDDAKIQDYNYQATKEALARAVRGEPKAAEVVAKRNDAKHPFAAH; from the coding sequence ATGGCGAAGATCAACAAGATGCTGGTCGGCGAGTCGCTGGTCGGCGAAGGCAACGAAGTCGCTCATATCGACCTGATCATCGGACCGCGCGGCTCGGCCGCCGAGCTGGCTTTCGCCAACGCTCTCGTGAACAACAAGGACGGCTTCACGACCCTTCTCGCGGTCGTCGCCCCGAACCTGCTGGCCAAGCCGAACACCATCCTGTTCAACAAGGTCACGATCAAGGGCGCCAAGCAGGCCGTCCAGATGTTCGGACCGGCCCAGGCCGGCGTCGCCAAGGCCGTCGCCGACTCGGTCGCCGAAGGCGTGATCCCGGTCGAGGAAGCCGACGACCTGTTCATCTCGGTCGGCGTGTTCATCCACTGGGACGCCAACGACGACGCCAAGATCCAGGACTACAACTACCAGGCCACCAAGGAAGCCCTCGCCCGCGCCGTTCGCGGCGAGCCGAAGGCCGCTGAAGTCGTCGCCAAGCGCAACGACGCCAAGCACCCCTTCGCCGCCCACTAA
- a CDS encoding cellulose biosynthesis protein BcsS — MKGLPGLLAIAFCVWASPAASGGAASSLEIFDSPPPLRPTLAPQSDPVRENSRAEAKIAAAVVARLDPVRLRTRIQSLDEAIARASVAPGQPGGVGTGGQGLPGEFFTQTPAIFDANRFRGLADLGAALGRAFKADPELWRLKQYWALKSGFEVDYAPSAETLFYLKSLYSPAYHASFAEIKPGFSPLDGLLPAPPLGKFYLGPFAVLAGLRRDQPMKLGLHLTLSEIGSFHVTMACGYARDRLMGSGAFGLMETSFKF, encoded by the coding sequence ATGAAGGGATTGCCTGGCCTGCTCGCCATCGCCTTTTGCGTCTGGGCCTCTCCAGCCGCTTCTGGAGGCGCCGCCTCATCCCTCGAGATTTTCGATAGTCCGCCGCCGTTGCGGCCCACGCTGGCGCCACAATCCGACCCGGTGCGAGAGAATAGCCGGGCCGAGGCGAAGATCGCTGCTGCCGTCGTCGCGCGCCTAGATCCCGTGAGGCTTCGCACACGGATCCAGAGCCTCGACGAAGCGATTGCGCGGGCGAGCGTCGCGCCGGGGCAGCCGGGCGGTGTCGGAACGGGAGGCCAGGGCCTTCCAGGGGAGTTTTTCACCCAGACCCCTGCGATTTTCGATGCGAACCGTTTTCGTGGCCTCGCCGACCTCGGCGCAGCGCTCGGCAGGGCTTTCAAGGCCGATCCGGAACTGTGGCGCCTCAAACAATATTGGGCCCTGAAAAGCGGCTTTGAAGTCGATTACGCGCCGAGCGCCGAAACATTATTCTATCTGAAGAGCCTCTATTCGCCGGCCTACCACGCCAGTTTTGCGGAAATCAAGCCGGGGTTCTCTCCGTTGGACGGGCTTTTGCCGGCGCCGCCTCTGGGGAAATTCTATCTCGGGCCTTTCGCCGTGCTCGCCGGGCTGAGGCGCGATCAGCCGATGAAGCTCGGGCTTCATTTAACCCTGAGCGAGATCGGATCTTTCCACGTCACCATGGCCTGCGGCTACGCCCGCGACAGGCTCATGGGCTCCGGGGCTTTCGGCTTGATGGAAACGTCTTTCAAATTTTGA
- a CDS encoding NAD(P)-dependent methylenetetrahydromethanopterin dehydrogenase produces the protein MAAKAILHMLSTLKHMSPFDVNMAVDAGYDVTIPYTNVTLDEVVPLVQDAMFSRAPSAALRTGIFFAGRDAVLALDMMDAAKKALLKPFEVSLFADPYGSFTTAGGMVACVEKLLRDKKQRDLKGASIVIYGATGVVGYSSGVIAALEGAQVTMVGYSGLERVQKLAEEIEARFGVKVKAADGSTQEHVRRLLLDHEIALCAARAGVQVLSKDDLEAAKNLLIAADVNAVPPLGVEGCGLHDNGKVISSHGALGIGALAIGNVKYGAQSGLFKKMTTSDKPLCLDFRDAFALARELV, from the coding sequence ATGGCCGCCAAAGCTATCCTGCATATGCTCAGCACGTTGAAGCATATGAGCCCCTTCGACGTGAATATGGCGGTCGACGCCGGCTATGACGTCACTATCCCCTACACCAATGTGACGCTCGACGAGGTCGTGCCGCTGGTGCAGGACGCCATGTTCTCCCGCGCTCCCTCGGCCGCGCTCCGCACCGGCATTTTCTTCGCCGGCCGCGACGCCGTTCTCGCCCTCGACATGATGGATGCGGCCAAGAAGGCGCTGCTCAAGCCTTTCGAGGTCTCGCTCTTCGCCGATCCCTACGGCTCCTTCACCACCGCCGGCGGCATGGTGGCCTGCGTCGAGAAGCTGCTGCGCGACAAGAAGCAGCGCGACCTCAAGGGCGCCAGCATCGTCATCTACGGCGCGACCGGCGTGGTCGGCTATTCCTCGGGCGTGATCGCCGCGCTCGAAGGCGCGCAGGTGACCATGGTGGGCTATAGCGGCCTCGAGCGCGTGCAGAAGCTCGCCGAGGAGATCGAGGCGCGCTTCGGCGTGAAGGTCAAGGCCGCCGACGGCAGCACCCAGGAACATGTGCGCAGGCTGCTGCTCGACCATGAAATCGCCCTTTGCGCCGCCCGCGCGGGCGTGCAGGTGCTCTCGAAGGACGACCTCGAAGCAGCCAAGAACCTGCTCATCGCCGCCGACGTGAACGCCGTTCCCCCGCTCGGCGTCGAGGGCTGCGGCCTGCACGACAACGGCAAGGTGATTTCGTCGCATGGCGCGCTCGGCATCGGCGCGCTGGCGATCGGCAACGTCAAATACGGAGCGCAGTCGGGCCTGTTCAAGAAAATGACCACCTCGGACAAGCCGCTCTGCCTCGATTTCCGCGACGCCTTCGCGCTCGCGCGCGAACTCGTATGA
- a CDS encoding TetR/AcrR family transcriptional regulator, with amino-acid sequence MSASFATDNGPRRIPRGQERRSQLVVVAEEVFLEHGFSNSTMQQIASRAGASKETLYRHFANKETLFAEVVSRKASRISGPESGLEKQGPPREILFSLGLNLARRMVEPETLALVRLAIAETPRNPGLGAILYEKGPGTTLNRLADYLHDAAGRGELKCPNPKEAARLFLGAVATNYRLVSLLDPSMARPSEEELQAHVNAAVDMFLCYFGTRA; translated from the coding sequence ATGAGCGCATCCTTCGCCACAGATAATGGTCCGCGGCGCATCCCACGGGGCCAGGAGCGACGCTCCCAGCTGGTCGTCGTCGCCGAAGAGGTCTTCCTGGAGCATGGCTTTTCCAACAGCACGATGCAACAGATCGCTTCGCGGGCGGGCGCGTCCAAGGAGACGCTCTACCGGCATTTCGCGAACAAGGAGACGCTTTTTGCCGAGGTCGTCAGCCGAAAAGCCTCGCGAATCTCCGGCCCGGAAAGCGGCCTTGAAAAGCAAGGCCCTCCCCGCGAAATACTATTCAGCCTGGGCCTGAACCTGGCGAGGCGAATGGTGGAGCCGGAAACTCTCGCCCTCGTGCGCCTCGCCATCGCCGAAACGCCGCGCAACCCCGGCCTGGGCGCGATCCTCTATGAAAAAGGGCCGGGAACGACTCTCAATCGGCTTGCAGATTATCTGCACGACGCCGCCGGGAGAGGCGAACTGAAATGCCCGAATCCAAAAGAGGCGGCGAGACTCTTTCTCGGCGCCGTCGCAACCAACTACAGGCTGGTCAGCCTCCTCGATCCCTCGATGGCGAGGCCGAGCGAGGAAGAGTTGCAGGCTCATGTCAACGCCGCGGTCGACATGTTTCTTTGCTATTTCGGGACAAGGGCCTGA